A window of Prolixibacter sp. SD074 contains these coding sequences:
- a CDS encoding phenylalanine--tRNA ligase beta subunit-related protein, with translation MVSKSGVKDSTTAIFLESAYFNPVYIRKTARRHGLNTDASFRFERGVDPNNVIYALKRAALLIKELAGGTISSDIVDVVADQSVMEYFPVTVSYRHINRLIGKEIPAETVKSILTALEIKILANTPDNLDLLVPPYRVDVRREADIIEEVLRCTATTMWNRTEP, from the coding sequence GTGGTATCAAAATCAGGTGTTAAAGATTCAACCACGGCCATCTTCCTGGAAAGTGCTTACTTCAATCCGGTTTATATTCGGAAAACGGCCCGTCGTCACGGACTGAATACCGATGCTTCGTTCCGTTTCGAGCGGGGTGTCGACCCGAACAATGTTATTTATGCACTGAAACGGGCAGCGTTGTTAATTAAAGAACTGGCCGGCGGAACCATCTCTTCTGACATAGTGGATGTGGTAGCCGACCAATCTGTTATGGAATATTTCCCGGTAACGGTATCGTACCGTCATATCAACCGCCTTATCGGGAAAGAGATTCCGGCTGAAACCGTAAAAAGCATCCTCACTGCGCTGGAGATAAAAATTCTAGCAAACACGCCGGATAATCTCGATTTGCTTGTTCCGCCGTACCGCGTGGACGTGCGCCGGGAAGCCGATATTATCGAAGAAGTTTTGCGGTGTACGGCTACAACAATGTGGAACCGGACGGAGCCGTGA